GGTGGTGAAGTTCGGCGGCAACGCCATGGTCGACGCCGAACTCGAGCAGGCCTTCGCCGCGGACATGGCCTTCCTGCGCACCGTCGGCGTGCATCCGGTGGTGGTGCACGGCGGCGGGCCGCAGATCAGCGCGATGCTGAAAAAGCTCGGCCTGCAAGGCGAATTCCGCGGCGGCTTCCGGGTGACCACGCCCGAGGTGATGGACGTCGTGCGTATGGTGCTGTTCGGGCAGGTCGGTCGCGAGCTGGTCGGGCTGATCAACGCGCACGGTCCGTACGCGGTCGGCATCTCGGGGGAGGACGCGGGCCTGTTCACCGCGACCCGCCGCACCGTCGAGGTCGATGGCGTGCCGACCGATATCGGCCTGGTCGGCGACGTCAGCGAGGTGAATCCGGACGCGGTGCTCGATCTGATCGACGCTGGCCGCATTCCGGTGGTCTCCACCATCGCGCCGGACGCCGACGGCGTGGTGCACAACATCAACGCCGACACCGCCGCGGCCGCACTCGCCGAGGGGATCGGCGCGGAGAAGCTCGTGGTGCTCACCGATGTCGAGGGCCTGTACACCGAGTGGCCGGACCGCTCGTCGCTGATCACCCGGATCGATACCGCGGCGCTGGCCGAGTTGCTGCCCCGGCTCGACGCGGGCATGGTGCCCAAGATGGAAGCCTGCTTGCGCGCCGTGCACGGCGGCGTGCCGACCGCCCATGTCATCGACGGCCGCATCCCGCACTCCGTGCTGCTGGAACTGTTCACCGGAGAAGGAATCGGAACGATGGTGACGCCCGCCCCGGCCGGGGCCGGCTCGCCGGACGGAACGAAACAATGAGCAAAGACCAGGAATTCCAACAGCGGTGGTCCGCCGCGATGATGAACAACTACGGCACCCCGAAGCTGACGCTGGTGCGTGGCGCGGGTGCGGTGGTCTACGACGCGGACGGTAACCGCTATGTCGATTTCCTCGGCGGCATCGCGGTCAACAGTCTCGGCCACGCCCATCCGGCGATCCTCGCCGCGGTCACCCAGCAGCTGGGCACGCTCGGCCATGTCTCGAATATCTATGCGAACGAGCCGGTCATCGAATTGGCGGAACGGTTGCTCGCGCATTTCGGCGACGGCGCCACCGACGACGGGCATGCCGGACGCGCGTTCTTCTGCAATTCGGGGACCGAGGCGAACGAGGCGGCGTTCAAGATCGCGCGGCTGACCGGCCGGTCCAAGATCGTCGCCTGCGAGGAGGCGTTCCACGGCCGCACCATGGGCGCGCTCGCGCTCACCGGGCAGGCGGCCAAGCGCACGCCGTTCGAGCCGATGCCCGCGGGCGTGGTGCACGTGCCCTACGGTGACGCCGCCGCGCTCGAGGCCGCGGTCGACGACGACACCGCCGCGGTGTTCCTCGAGCCGATGATGGGGGAGAGCGGCGTGGTGGTGCCGCCGTTCGACTACCTCGCCAAGGCGCGGGAGATCACCGCGCGCAACGGCGCGCTGCTCATCCTCGACGAGGTGCAGACCGGCATCGGCCGGACCGGAAAGTTCTACGCGCACCAGGCCGTCGGCATCGTGCCCGACGTGATCACGCTGGCGAAGGGACTCGGCGGCGGACTGCCGATCGGCGCGGTGCTGGCCACCGGCCGGGCGGCCGAGCTGCTCACCCCGGGCTTGCACGGCACCACCTTCGGCGGCAACCCGGTCTGCGCGGCGGCCGCGCTCGCGGTGTTGCGCACCATCGATGAGAAGGGTCTGCTCGCGCACGTCGAGTCGGTCGGCAAGCGGCTCAGCGACGGCATCGAACTGCTGGAACATCCGCTGATCGATCAGGTGCGTGGTGCGGGACTGCTGCTCGGCATCGTGCTCACCGATGCGATCTCGGCGCAGGTCGAGGCGCGGGCGCGGGCGGCGGGCTATCTGGTGAATCCGGCCAAGCCCGACGTCATCCGGCTCGCCCCGCCGCTGATCCTGACCGAAACCCAAGCCGACAACTTCGTCGCCGATCTGCCCGGGATCCTCGACGCCGCCACCCAAGACGCAAAGGAGGCTGCGGCGCAATGACTTCCACAGCTGCGGGGACCTCGGCCCCGATCCGGCACTTTCTCCGTGACGACGACGTGAGCCCGGCCGAGCAGGCCGAAATCCTCGCCCTCGCCGCCGAACTCAAGCACGCGCCGTTCTCGCAACGGCCGCTGGAGGGGCCGCGCGGGGTCGGGGTGATCTTCGAGAAGAACTCCACCCGCACCCGGTTCTCGTTCGAGGTGGGCATCGCTCAGCTCGGCGGGCACGCGGTGGTGGTGGACGGGCGCGACACCCAGCTCGGCCGCGAGGAGACGCTCGGCGACACCGGCCGGGTGCTGTCCCGCTATGTCGACGCGATCGTCTGGCGCACCTTCGAACAGGTCCGGCTGGACGAAATGGCCGCGACCGCAACGGTTCCGGTGGTGAACGCGCTGTCCAACGAATTCCACCCCTGCCAGGTGCTCGCCGATCTGCAGACCCTGGTCGAGCGCAAGGGCAACCTGGTGGGCCGCACTCTCGCCTACTTCGGTGACGGCGCGAACAACATGGCGCACTCGCTGCTGCTCGGCGGCGTCACCGCCGGATTGAACGTCACCATCGCGGCGCCCACCGGGTTCGAACCGCTGCCGTGGATCGTGGAGGCGGCGCGCAAGCGGGCCGCCGAGACCGGCGCCACCATCACGCTCACCGACGATCCGCAGGCGGCGGCCGACGGCGCGGACGCGCTGGTCACCGACGCCTGGACCTCGATGGGACAGGAGAACGACGGGCTCGACCGCGTCGGTCCGTTCCGGCCGTTCCAGGTGAACTCGGCGTTGCTCGGGCGCGCCGACGCCGATGCCGTGGTGCTGCACTGCCTGCCCGCGCATCGGGGCGAGGAGGTCACCGACGAGGTGCTCGACGGTCCGCACAGCGTGGTGTGGGACGAGGCCGAGAACCGGCTGCACGCGCAGAAGGCGCTGCTGGTCTGGTTGCTGGCCAAGCGAAGTGACGGTGGGGCGTGACCGGTCCGGAGATCGCGCGGACCCGCGCCGGGCGCCAGTCGCGCATCGTCGAGCTGCTGACCGCGCACGCGGTCCGCAGCCAGACCGAACTGGCCGCGCTGCTCTCCGCCGAGGGCATCGAGACCACCCAGGCCACGCTCTCGCGGGATCTGGACGAACTGGGCGCGGTCAAGCTGCGCGCGGCCGACGGCGGCGCGGGCGTCTACGTGGTGCCCGAGGACGGCAGCCCCATCCGCGGGGTCACCGGCGGCACCGACCGGCTGGCGAAGCTGCTCGGCGATCTGCTGGTCTCCACCGACCACAGCGGCAACATCGCGGTGCTGCGCACCCCGCCGGGCGCGGCGCACTACCTGGCCAGCGCGCTGGACCGGGCGGCGCTGCCCTACATCGTCGGCACCATCGCGGGTGACGACACCATCGCCGTCATCGCCCGCGAGCCGTTCACCGGCGCCGAACTGGCGGCGAAGATCGAGGAGATCGCCTGAGCGGCGTCAGCTGAACGGGTACTGGCCACCGCCGCCGCTGCGCGGGGTGCCGCCGTTGTCGGGGGTGGCCACGTTGATGATGTCCTGGATGAGGTCGACCACCGCGCGACCGACGTCGAGGACGCCGTTGCCGAGGGTGCTGAATTCTTGCCCGATGAGATGCAGCAGCATGACGTTCTTCCTTCTGCCTGGCCGAACGTTTCCGCCCCCAAGGGTCGCACAGGACCGGGTTCGCCCGCGGGGATTCGCTTGATGGGCAGAGACTTTCGCCGGTCCGATGATGCGGTTCGGTAGCTGGGGCACCCCCGGTTATGCATGGGCTTGCATCATCGTGCATAATCATTTGTAGAACGTGCGGGCCCCGTGATCCCGAGGCGAACACCGGGGGCGGCAGTCGCCCGCACTTCGCACACACGTACCGAAACCGAGGAGCACACAGACCATGTCCGAACGCGTCGTACTCGCCTACTCCGGTGGGCTGGACACCTCCGTCGCGATCAGCTGGATCGGCAAGGAGACCGGCGCCGAGGTGGTGGCCGTGGCCATCGACCTGGGCCAGGGTGGCGAGGACATGAACGTGGTGCGCCAACGAGCGCTCGACTGCGGTGCGGTCGAGGCCATCGTGGTGGACGCCCGCGACGAGTTCGCCGACGAGTACTGCCTGCCCACCATCCAGGCCAACGCGATGTACATGGGGCAGTACCCGCTGGTCTCCGCGATCAGCCGGCCGCTCATCGTCAAGCACCTGGTGGAAGCGGCCAAGTTCCACGGCGCGAGCACCGTCGCGCACGGCTGCACCGGCAAGGGCAACGACCAGGTCCGCTTCGAGGTCGGCATCGGCGCGCTCGCGCCCGACCTGAACGTGATCGCCCCGGTTCGCGACTACGCCTGGACCCGGGAGAAGGCCATCGCCTTCGCCGAGGAGAACGCGCTGCCGATCAACGTCACCAAGAAGTCGCCTTTCTCGATCGACCAGAACGTGTGGGGCCGGGCCGTCGAGACCGGCTTCCTCGAAGATCTGTGGAACGCGCCGACCAAGGACGTCTACGACTACACCGCCGACCCGACCGTCAACTTCGAGGCGCCGGACGAGCTGATCGTGTCCTTCGAACGCGGTGTGCCGGTCGCCATCGACGGCCGTCCGGTCAGCGTGCTCGAAGCCATCGTCGAGCTGAACCACCGGGCCGGACGGCAGGGTGTCGGCCGGCTCGACATGGTCGAGGACCGGCTCGTCGGCATCAAGAGCCGCGAGATCTACGAGGCCCCCGGCGCGATCGCGCTGATCACCGCGCACCAGGCGCTGGAGAACGTCACCATCGAGCGTGAGCTGGGCCGGTACAAGCGCCAGGTCGAGCAGCGCTGGGGCGAGCTGGCCTACGACGGCCTCTGGTTCTCCCCGCTGAAGCGGGCGCTGGACGCCTTCATCGGCGACACCCAGCAGGCCGTCACCGGTGATATCCGGATGGTGCTGCACGGCGGCAGCGCGGTGGTCAACGGCCGTCGCTCGGACCAGTCGCTGTACGACTTCAACCTGGCCACCTACGACGAGGGTGACACCTTCGACCAGTCGCTGGCCAAGGGCTTCGTGCAGATCCACGGCCTGTCCTCCAAGGTCGCCGCGCGCCGGGACCTGAACCAGAAGTAGGCGGCGCGCGCAGTAGCCTCGGACGGGTCGGCCCTGACCGGCCGACCCGAAGGGAGCGATGATGCGGACCGACGACGACAGCTGGGACATCGTGACGAGTGTCGGCGCGACGGCGCTCGGCGTCGCCGCCGTGCGCGCGGGCGAATCCCGGCGGCCGGACGCGCTGTTCCGTGATCCGTACGCCGAGGTACTGGTGGACGCGGTCGATCCGGCTGCCTGGGCCCGGCTGAGTCAGGGCCTCGGCGATGCCGATCCGGCCGCGACGCGTTCCTACGGGCTGCTCGCCGACCTCATCGTCGCGCGCACCTGCTACTTCGACGACTTCTTCGCCGCCGTGGTGGCCGCGGGCATCCGGCAGATCGTGGTCGTGGCCGCCGGGCTCGACGCCAGGTCCTACCGGCTCGAATGGGCCGGCGGCAGTACGGTGTACGAGCTGGACCAGCCGAAAGTGTTGCAGTTCAAGGCTTCCGCGTTGGCGGCGCAGGGCATCGAACCGGCGGTCGAGCGCCGCGAGGTCCCGGTGGATCTGCGCGACGACTGGCCTGTCGCCTTGCGGGACAAGGGTTTCGACACCGCCGTGCCAACGGCGTGGCTCGTCGAGGGGCTGCTGCGCTACCTGCCCGCCGACGCCCAGGACCGGCTGCTGACGGCTGTGACGGAACTCAGCGCGCCGGGCAGCCGGGTCGCGCTCAACATGACCTTGGCCGAAGCGCCCGACACGGTGCACAGCGACGACGCCCGAGCGCGGATGCGGGCCGCGTTCGACGTCGATGTCGACGTGGGCACGCTGTGGTATCCGGCCGAGGGCCGCAGCGATCCGGTCGCCTGGTTCACCGAACACGGCTGGTCCGCCACGCGGGCCGACCCGGCGACCGTGCTCGCCGAGCACGGACGCCCGGTCGCCGCCGACCTTGCCGCGCACATGAGAACCCATCTACTGATGACCGCCATCCGACCCTGAGGAGACAGCACACCATGACGCAGAGCGGCAGCACGAACACCGGTGCGCTCTGGGGCGGGCGATTCGCGTCCGGACCGGCCGAGGCGATGGCCGCGCTGAGCAAGTCGACACAGTTCGACTGGGTCTTGGCGCCGTACGACGTTCGCGCGTCCAAGGCGCACGCCCGCGTGCTGCACAAGGCCGGGCTGCTGTCCGAGAGCGACCTCGCCGGGATGCTGGCCGGGCTGGATCAGCTTGCCGCGGACGTGGATTCGGGCGCGTTCGGCCCCGCCGACTCGGACGAGGACGTGCACGGCGCCCTGGAACGCGGGCTGATCGAACGGGTCGGCGCCGAACTCGGCGGCCGGTTGCGGGCCGGGCGATCCCGCAACGACCAGGTGGCCACGCTGTTCCGGATGTGGTTGCGCGACGCGGTCCGCCGGGTCGCGGCCGGACTGCTCGACGTCGTCGACGCGCTGGTGACGCAGGCCGGCGCGCACCCGGACGCGGTGATGCCGGGCAAGACGCACCTGCAAGCCGCACAGCCGGTGCTGCTCGCGCATCACCTGCTCGCACACGCTCATCCGCTGCTGCGTGATATCGATCGGCTGCGCGACTTCGACAAGCGGGCCGCGGTGTCGCCGTACGGTTCCGGCGCGCTGGCCGGCTCCTCGCTCGGGCTCGATCCCGAGGCGATCGCCGCCGAACTGGATTTCGATGCGGCGGCGGCCAATTCGATCGACGCCACGTCCTCGCGCGATTTCGCCGCCGAGGCCGCGTTCGTGCTCGCCATGATCGGCGTCGACCTCAGCCGTATGGCCGAAGAGGTGATCCTGTGGAGCACACCGGAATTCGGGTACATCACGCTGGCCGACGCCTGGTCCACCGGTTCCTCGATCATGCCGCAGAAGAAGAACCCGGACGTCTCCGAGCTCACCAGGGGCAAGGCGGGCCGGCTCATCGGGAACCTCACCGGCCTGCTGGCCACGCTGAAAGCGCAACCGCTGGCCTACAACCGGGATCTGCAGGAGGACAAGGAACCCCTGTTCGATTCGGTGGCGCAGCTGGAACTGCTGCTCCCGGCCATTGCGGGCCTGGTCTCGACCCTCACCTTCCACACCGAGCGGATGGCCGAACTCGCCCCCGCCGGTTTCACCCTCGCCACCGATATCGCCGAATGGCTGGTCCGGCGAGGTGTTCCGTTCCGAGTCGCGCACGAGGCGGCCGGTGCCTGCGTGCGTGCCGCGGAAGCGCGCGGCGTGGGACTCGACGAACTCACCGACGCGGAATTCGCCGCCATCGACCCCGCCCTCACCCCCCAGGTCCGCGAAGTACTCACCGTCGAGGGCTCCATCGCCTCCCGCAACGCCCGCGGCGGCACCGCGGGCCCCCAGGTCACCCGCCAACTCGACGACATCCGCACGGCCACCGGGGAAGTCCGCGACTGGCTGCGCTGATCCGCGCAGGTCGCCGAGGCCGCACCGGTGCGCTGCTGCGCGGACGGTGGACTGTGCGACGCGGTTCAGCGGGGGAGCAGGGCTGCTACGTGGAGCAGGGGAGCGGCCAGGGCGGGGATGGCGTTCGGGTCTTTGAGGCGGCCGGGACGGTAGGTGACCAAGTCGTGGTTGCCGACGCTCCAGTGCGGGACGACGTTGTGCAGGTGGGCGGTGATCAGGTCCTTGGTGACCAGCCAATGGGCGTACCTGGGGTCGGGTGAGACTATGCGGAAACGGGAATCGAAGTCCGGATTGCCGGTGGCGGTGGGTTTGTCGCCGAACAAGGTACGGCCCAGCTGTGAGAACAGTCCGCGGGTCAGCACGGCGACCGGCCGGTGCGGCTGGGGCAGGTGCACGACGATGACGATGTAGTAGTGCGTCGTCGTACTGGTCGTGCTGTGCGAGGTCGAGGAGAAGTTGCTGGACGAGGTGGTCTCGTAGGAATAGTCCGCGACGGTCACCCACCGGCCGTCGAGTTGCCCCGTCATCGTCACGCCCAGCCCGCGTTTGTTGCGCCCGGGCAGGCGCACGGTCCAGTCCGCCCGGACCCGCTCGGCGTAGGACCAGCCGTGCGCGTGCGCCCAGCCGGCCAGCGCGGCCTTACGCCTGCGCTCGGCGCGAATCGACAGCGGGACAACCACAACGAGCACGATCACGACGGCCACCACGATCGCGCCGATGATCAGCACCATCACGTCCACGCTGATCACCA
This genomic stretch from Nocardia brasiliensis ATCC 700358 harbors:
- a CDS encoding acetylornithine transaminase gives rise to the protein MSKDQEFQQRWSAAMMNNYGTPKLTLVRGAGAVVYDADGNRYVDFLGGIAVNSLGHAHPAILAAVTQQLGTLGHVSNIYANEPVIELAERLLAHFGDGATDDGHAGRAFFCNSGTEANEAAFKIARLTGRSKIVACEEAFHGRTMGALALTGQAAKRTPFEPMPAGVVHVPYGDAAALEAAVDDDTAAVFLEPMMGESGVVVPPFDYLAKAREITARNGALLILDEVQTGIGRTGKFYAHQAVGIVPDVITLAKGLGGGLPIGAVLATGRAAELLTPGLHGTTFGGNPVCAAAALAVLRTIDEKGLLAHVESVGKRLSDGIELLEHPLIDQVRGAGLLLGIVLTDAISAQVEARARAAGYLVNPAKPDVIRLAPPLILTETQADNFVADLPGILDAATQDAKEAAAQ
- a CDS encoding argininosuccinate synthase — translated: MSERVVLAYSGGLDTSVAISWIGKETGAEVVAVAIDLGQGGEDMNVVRQRALDCGAVEAIVVDARDEFADEYCLPTIQANAMYMGQYPLVSAISRPLIVKHLVEAAKFHGASTVAHGCTGKGNDQVRFEVGIGALAPDLNVIAPVRDYAWTREKAIAFAEENALPINVTKKSPFSIDQNVWGRAVETGFLEDLWNAPTKDVYDYTADPTVNFEAPDELIVSFERGVPVAIDGRPVSVLEAIVELNHRAGRQGVGRLDMVEDRLVGIKSREIYEAPGAIALITAHQALENVTIERELGRYKRQVEQRWGELAYDGLWFSPLKRALDAFIGDTQQAVTGDIRMVLHGGSAVVNGRRSDQSLYDFNLATYDEGDTFDQSLAKGFVQIHGLSSKVAARRDLNQK
- a CDS encoding arginine repressor, whose amino-acid sequence is MTGPEIARTRAGRQSRIVELLTAHAVRSQTELAALLSAEGIETTQATLSRDLDELGAVKLRAADGGAGVYVVPEDGSPIRGVTGGTDRLAKLLGDLLVSTDHSGNIAVLRTPPGAAHYLASALDRAALPYIVGTIAGDDTIAVIAREPFTGAELAAKIEEIA
- the argB gene encoding acetylglutamate kinase; this encodes MTGQLHHELSALDKAHVLADALPWLQKFRDKIVVVKFGGNAMVDAELEQAFAADMAFLRTVGVHPVVVHGGGPQISAMLKKLGLQGEFRGGFRVTTPEVMDVVRMVLFGQVGRELVGLINAHGPYAVGISGEDAGLFTATRRTVEVDGVPTDIGLVGDVSEVNPDAVLDLIDAGRIPVVSTIAPDADGVVHNINADTAAAALAEGIGAEKLVVLTDVEGLYTEWPDRSSLITRIDTAALAELLPRLDAGMVPKMEACLRAVHGGVPTAHVIDGRIPHSVLLELFTGEGIGTMVTPAPAGAGSPDGTKQ
- a CDS encoding SAM-dependent methyltransferase; the protein is MRTDDDSWDIVTSVGATALGVAAVRAGESRRPDALFRDPYAEVLVDAVDPAAWARLSQGLGDADPAATRSYGLLADLIVARTCYFDDFFAAVVAAGIRQIVVVAAGLDARSYRLEWAGGSTVYELDQPKVLQFKASALAAQGIEPAVERREVPVDLRDDWPVALRDKGFDTAVPTAWLVEGLLRYLPADAQDRLLTAVTELSAPGSRVALNMTLAEAPDTVHSDDARARMRAAFDVDVDVGTLWYPAEGRSDPVAWFTEHGWSATRADPATVLAEHGRPVAADLAAHMRTHLLMTAIRP
- the argH gene encoding argininosuccinate lyase, with protein sequence MTQSGSTNTGALWGGRFASGPAEAMAALSKSTQFDWVLAPYDVRASKAHARVLHKAGLLSESDLAGMLAGLDQLAADVDSGAFGPADSDEDVHGALERGLIERVGAELGGRLRAGRSRNDQVATLFRMWLRDAVRRVAAGLLDVVDALVTQAGAHPDAVMPGKTHLQAAQPVLLAHHLLAHAHPLLRDIDRLRDFDKRAAVSPYGSGALAGSSLGLDPEAIAAELDFDAAAANSIDATSSRDFAAEAAFVLAMIGVDLSRMAEEVILWSTPEFGYITLADAWSTGSSIMPQKKNPDVSELTRGKAGRLIGNLTGLLATLKAQPLAYNRDLQEDKEPLFDSVAQLELLLPAIAGLVSTLTFHTERMAELAPAGFTLATDIAEWLVRRGVPFRVAHEAAGACVRAAEARGVGLDELTDAEFAAIDPALTPQVREVLTVEGSIASRNARGGTAGPQVTRQLDDIRTATGEVRDWLR
- the argF gene encoding ornithine carbamoyltransferase; translated protein: MTSTAAGTSAPIRHFLRDDDVSPAEQAEILALAAELKHAPFSQRPLEGPRGVGVIFEKNSTRTRFSFEVGIAQLGGHAVVVDGRDTQLGREETLGDTGRVLSRYVDAIVWRTFEQVRLDEMAATATVPVVNALSNEFHPCQVLADLQTLVERKGNLVGRTLAYFGDGANNMAHSLLLGGVTAGLNVTIAAPTGFEPLPWIVEAARKRAAETGATITLTDDPQAAADGADALVTDAWTSMGQENDGLDRVGPFRPFQVNSALLGRADADAVVLHCLPAHRGEEVTDEVLDGPHSVVWDEAENRLHAQKALLVWLLAKRSDGGA